A window of Gottschalkia purinilytica contains these coding sequences:
- a CDS encoding ABC transporter ATP-binding protein, protein MVRQGKLLEVQDLQKNYGKKNNITKALNGVSFDILPGEFLGIMGPSGSGKTTLLNCIATIIKPTSGRVLLNGKNISAFDSKNLAEYRGSRIGYLFQDFELLDNLTGQENILLPLSIHGVDFTKARAKLDELASFLEITDILNKFPSQMSGGQKQRVAAARSLISDPDIVLADEPTGALDTRSAKILMNKLEGINRSSGRTILMVSHDPNAASFCSRILFIQDGVIFHELRRKQDESREKFYERILKLLAQLGGGSANVL, encoded by the coding sequence GTGGTTAGACAAGGAAAATTACTAGAAGTTCAAGACTTACAAAAAAACTATGGAAAGAAAAACAATATAACAAAAGCTTTAAACGGTGTTAGTTTTGATATTCTCCCAGGAGAATTCTTAGGAATAATGGGACCAAGTGGATCTGGTAAAACTACATTATTAAATTGCATTGCAACAATAATAAAACCAACATCTGGGCGTGTACTTTTAAATGGTAAAAACATCAGTGCTTTTGACAGTAAGAATTTAGCTGAGTATCGCGGTAGTCGAATTGGATATTTGTTTCAAGACTTTGAATTACTGGATAATCTAACTGGGCAAGAAAATATACTATTACCATTATCTATTCATGGGGTGGATTTTACAAAAGCACGAGCTAAATTAGATGAGCTAGCAAGTTTTTTAGAAATTACAGATATCCTTAACAAATTCCCATCTCAGATGTCTGGGGGACAAAAGCAAAGGGTAGCCGCTGCACGCAGTTTGATTTCTGATCCAGATATCGTTCTTGCGGATGAACCGACAGGGGCATTGGACACACGCTCTGCAAAAATTTTAATGAATAAGTTGGAAGGTATTAATAGAAGTAGTGGAAGAACGATTTTAATGGTCAGCCACGATCCTAATGCAGCAAGCTTTTGCTCAAGAATTCTTTTTATTCAAGATGGTGTCATATTTCATGAACTGCGCCGCAAACAAGATGAGTCTCGCGAGAAATTTTATGAAAGAATTTTAAAGTTATTAGCTCAACTTGGGGGAGGAAGCGCAAATGTTCTCTAG
- a CDS encoding ABC transporter permease yields MFSRLIYRNAKRSRKENLIYFATLVTAVASFYIILSLGRQDVILFLKEFESDAIDKLLARMPIVYVFALFLLFFLILFANRYQLNRRSKEFGLYLMLGMRKERLVLQLLAEGLIASVLALIGGILIGGFLAEIISLTVSRLVGQGIIGHQISLSVSAIIFTIIGFLFIQFIALVILGGRLFNQEVHQLLNEQMDKKQDMGHVKSNILHILAGSILLGVAYWIVLYRFMDFGGLLLFVALALGSLGTILFMRGFGKLLGLLASLSKRKSTKGLHTFTLRQFQENVANKSTSVAITSILITLSIILITNGASTIIGLESVFTRSSSLYDFTVNGDNQKIEQFLTSEKMVPYVADLNLLKIGKMKFQDGSGEDDLPLSLVDWSKLREQLIMALPSNYKEQILSGKMQGYSISRENPEALNLFGALEIDAKAPYLIPESSYNGLLEAIGEKPLNLHSDEIALYFNPDFMPMDNLESMPVLDSILDEALKEGQSLMSIHDQAIYIRPSITMRGLVADRSVEITSAFIVPDHMFESLLNTESYMSYWNFRIPQKLQDQQGLMKPMMEARDLLKSSGFKFESYLQNFGRQLFYVVAGSYTTLYMGFLFLIIACTVLALQFLTQMKQTGQRYVTLSMLGAKRNQMKKSMHRQVMLTFLLPMSLACVSGAVGIRAMISFVIIRIEDNALLYPIAFTFACVVIAIFVIYGVAVVRSADHEIDKLRWKPNID; encoded by the coding sequence ATGTTCTCTAGGCTGATTTATCGTAATGCTAAACGAAGCCGTAAGGAAAATTTAATTTACTTTGCAACACTTGTAACAGCAGTAGCCTCGTTTTATATCATTCTTTCACTTGGGAGACAAGATGTTATTTTATTCTTAAAGGAGTTTGAAAGTGATGCGATCGATAAACTTTTAGCTCGAATGCCAATTGTGTATGTATTTGCATTGTTTTTATTGTTTTTCTTGATTTTATTTGCCAATCGGTACCAATTAAATCGGAGAAGCAAAGAGTTTGGACTTTATCTTATGTTAGGAATGCGCAAAGAGCGCCTTGTTCTTCAACTCTTAGCAGAGGGGCTCATTGCTTCTGTTTTGGCACTCATTGGCGGCATTTTAATAGGCGGATTTTTAGCAGAAATCATCAGCTTGACGGTTTCCAGATTAGTCGGACAAGGCATTATCGGTCATCAAATAAGCTTGTCGGTAAGTGCGATTATCTTTACGATTATCGGTTTTTTATTCATTCAGTTTATAGCATTAGTCATTCTTGGTGGAAGATTATTTAATCAAGAGGTACATCAATTACTGAATGAGCAAATGGATAAGAAGCAAGATATGGGGCATGTTAAGAGCAACATACTTCATATATTAGCAGGTTCTATCTTACTAGGCGTGGCATATTGGATCGTTCTATATCGTTTTATGGACTTTGGAGGACTGCTTCTGTTTGTGGCATTGGCTCTCGGAAGTTTAGGAACGATCCTTTTTATGAGGGGATTTGGAAAACTACTAGGCTTATTGGCAAGCTTGTCCAAGCGTAAATCTACTAAAGGGCTGCACACATTTACATTAAGGCAGTTTCAAGAGAACGTAGCTAATAAATCCACTTCTGTTGCTATAACATCGATCCTAATCACGTTGTCGATCATTTTGATAACAAATGGTGCTTCAACTATTATAGGTTTAGAAAGTGTTTTTACTAGGAGTTCCTCGTTATATGATTTTACTGTTAATGGGGATAATCAAAAGATTGAGCAATTTCTTACTTCTGAAAAAATGGTACCATATGTAGCGGACTTGAATTTATTAAAAATTGGAAAAATGAAATTTCAGGATGGAAGTGGGGAAGACGACTTGCCATTGTCGCTGGTAGACTGGTCTAAATTAAGAGAGCAGCTAATTATGGCTTTGCCAAGCAACTATAAAGAGCAGATTTTATCCGGAAAAATGCAGGGTTACAGTATCAGTCGAGAAAATCCTGAAGCACTTAATCTGTTTGGGGCCCTAGAGATTGATGCAAAAGCACCTTACCTCATTCCAGAATCATCATATAATGGACTTTTAGAAGCCATAGGGGAAAAACCGCTGAACCTGCATTCAGACGAAATTGCTTTATACTTTAATCCAGATTTTATGCCGATGGATAATCTAGAAAGCATGCCTGTACTAGATAGTATTCTTGATGAGGCTTTAAAAGAAGGACAAAGCTTGATGAGCATTCATGATCAGGCAATCTATATACGTCCATCAATTACAATGAGAGGATTGGTAGCAGACCGTTCCGTAGAAATTACTTCAGCATTTATTGTCCCTGACCATATGTTTGAATCATTATTAAATACGGAATCCTATATGTCATATTGGAATTTTCGCATCCCACAAAAGCTGCAGGACCAACAAGGTTTAATGAAACCAATGATGGAAGCTAGAGACTTATTAAAATCTTCAGGCTTCAAGTTTGAAAGTTATTTGCAAAACTTTGGACGTCAACTCTTCTATGTTGTTGCTGGAAGTTATACGACACTATATATGGGATTCTTATTCTTGATTATTGCTTGTACGGTATTAGCTTTACAATTTTTGACACAGATGAAGCAGACTGGACAACGCTATGTAACGCTTTCCATGTTGGGAGCAAAACGTAATCAAATGAAAAAATCTATGCATAGACAGGTAATGTTGACTTTTCTGTTACCTATGTCTCTTGCATGCGTGAGTGGAGCTGTTGGGATAAGGGCTATGATTTCATTTGTTATTATTCGCATCGAAGACAACGCGTTACTTTATCCTATTGCCTTTACCTTTGCATGTGTAGTAATCGCAATTTTCGTGATTTATGGAGTAGCAGTTGTCCGTTCAGCAGATCATGAGATAGATAAATTGCGTTGGAAGCCAAATATAGATTAA
- a CDS encoding GNAT family N-acetyltransferase, with protein sequence MLNINKITAQVGSFNIESNMLLKSLGFRLDGVLREHHDLDGKLYDDYVYSLLKREYKKDI encoded by the coding sequence TTGCTAAATATTAATAAAATTACAGCTCAAGTAGGGAGCTTTAATATTGAATCAAATATGTTATTAAAATCTTTAGGATTTAGGTTAGATGGTGTTCTAAGGGAACATCATGACTTAGATGGGAAATTATATGATGATTATGTATATAGCTTATTAAAAAGAGAATATAAGAAGGATATTTAA
- a CDS encoding helix-turn-helix domain-containing protein — translation MMELSQALAIVLKNNRHICKLSQEELAHRCGLDRTYISLLERGKRKPTINSLFAISKHLNLKLSEFIDQIEKLLEENKENMDDM, via the coding sequence ATGATGGAATTATCACAAGCTCTAGCTATAGTTTTAAAAAATAATAGACATATATGTAAACTTTCTCAAGAAGAACTTGCCCACAGATGTGGTTTAGATAGAACATATATTAGTTTGTTAGAAAGGGGTAAACGAAAGCCAACTATTAATTCTCTATTTGCTATAAGTAAACACTTGAATTTAAAACTTAGTGAATTCATAGATCAAATTGAAAAACTTTTGGAAGAAAATAAAGAGAACATGGATGATATGTAG
- a CDS encoding MBL fold metallo-hydrolase produces MSPELLHKISNMTMKSEEITKDIILIQFTIVNACIISSPDGWFLVDTGMENSADFIIQVSEEHFGKDSRPKGIILTHGHFDHIGSVIKLTKHWDVPVYAHELEIPYLKGKKDYPKGDSTVGGGMVSLLSPTFPHHSIDLGNRIHPLPSDGSIPEMHDWIWIHTPGHTQGHISLFRKKDRVLIVGDAFTTLKQESMLSVLTQNKEISGPPAYLTTDWNLAEKSVRRLKELDPSLVITSHGLPMKGEELTKHFDMLVKHFKEIAVPEHGRFVD; encoded by the coding sequence ATGTCTCCTGAGTTACTTCACAAAATATCAAATATGACCATGAAGTCAGAAGAAATTACTAAAGATATAATTCTTATACAGTTTACTATAGTAAATGCATGTATAATCAGTAGTCCTGATGGTTGGTTTCTTGTAGACACTGGTATGGAAAATTCGGCTGATTTTATTATCCAAGTTTCAGAAGAACATTTTGGTAAAGACAGTCGTCCAAAAGGAATAATACTTACTCACGGACATTTTGATCATATAGGTTCAGTTATTAAACTAACTAAACACTGGGATGTACCTGTATATGCCCATGAACTTGAAATTCCTTATTTGAAAGGAAAAAAAGATTATCCTAAGGGTGATTCAACAGTTGGTGGGGGAATGGTTTCTCTTTTATCTCCTACATTTCCTCATCATTCTATCGATTTAGGTAATCGTATACATCCATTACCTTCTGATGGCAGCATTCCAGAAATGCATGATTGGATATGGATTCATACTCCTGGTCATACTCAAGGACATATTTCTTTATTTAGAAAAAAAGATAGAGTTCTAATAGTAGGAGATGCCTTTACAACATTAAAGCAAGAATCTATGTTGTCTGTATTAACTCAAAATAAGGAAATAAGTGGTCCTCCTGCATATTTAACTACTGATTGGAATCTAGCAGAAAAATCAGTAAGACGCCTTAAAGAATTAGATCCATCTTTAGTAATAACCAGCCATGGTTTGCCTATGAAAGGTGAGGAGTTAACAAAACATTTTGATATGTTAGTAAAACACTTTAAAGAAATTGCCGTTCCAGAACATGGTCGCTTTGTTGATTAA
- a CDS encoding response regulator transcription factor, with product MVRITIVEDDSFMREELMDILQKAGYETVAITDFHDIVAQIATLAPDLVLLDINLPEQSGFEICKSLKSKGIGPILILTSRDKLQDELHGLNLGADDYLTKPCNRDRLLARVQNLLRRFEGQPDLIDGGSFLLDPNTFTLYKGSQSLLLSANEGRILLALVQNRPEIVSKSTLSELLWGTDQYIDENALQVNLTRLRKTLRQLNLENQIETIRGQGYRLRGQVKL from the coding sequence GTGGTGAGGATTACAATTGTTGAAGATGATTCATTTATGAGAGAAGAGTTAATGGATATATTGCAAAAAGCTGGTTATGAAACAGTAGCAATTACAGACTTCCATGATATAGTTGCTCAAATAGCCACTTTGGCACCAGACTTAGTCTTATTAGATATTAATTTGCCAGAACAATCAGGATTTGAAATATGCAAAAGTCTAAAATCAAAAGGGATTGGTCCAATATTAATTCTTACATCTAGAGATAAGTTACAAGATGAATTACATGGTCTTAATTTAGGTGCAGATGATTATCTCACAAAACCATGTAATCGAGATAGATTATTAGCGCGCGTTCAGAACCTGCTAAGAAGATTTGAAGGACAACCAGACTTGATAGATGGTGGCAGTTTTTTGCTAGACCCAAATACCTTTACTTTGTATAAGGGATCTCAATCGTTATTATTATCAGCTAATGAAGGAAGAATTTTATTGGCTTTAGTACAGAATAGACCTGAGATTGTATCCAAGTCAACACTGAGTGAACTTTTATGGGGAACAGACCAATATATAGACGAAAATGCACTTCAAGTAAATCTCACTCGCTTACGAAAAACACTGCGACAATTAAACTTGGAAAATCAAATTGAAACAATAAGGGGTCAGGGTTATAGACTTAGGGGGCAAGTGAAACTATGA
- a CDS encoding AAA family ATPase — MTNSNLFRDDFIIITGGPGSGKTTLLDEIQKNDYNYVPEVAREIIQTQVSSKGDALPWKNVKKYRDLMLDKSIESYISALMNPLKQPLFFDRGIPDTLAYTHLINIPISEKLELATRKYNYNKKVFILPPWKDIYKTDHERKQDFEEAVATYKIMFETYKHLGYELIEVPKMRVEERASFIIKNVVSWEL; from the coding sequence ATGACTAATAGTAATTTATTCAGAGATGATTTTATCATTATTACCGGGGGGCCTGGTTCTGGTAAAACGACTTTGTTGGATGAAATACAGAAAAATGACTATAACTACGTTCCTGAAGTCGCAAGAGAAATCATTCAAACACAGGTTTCTTCCAAAGGTGATGCCCTACCTTGGAAAAATGTAAAAAAATATCGTGATCTAATGTTAGATAAATCAATAGAAAGTTATATTTCAGCATTGATGAACCCTCTGAAGCAACCCTTATTTTTTGATAGAGGCATTCCGGATACTCTTGCCTATACACACTTAATTAATATTCCAATTTCGGAGAAACTTGAATTAGCAACTAGAAAGTATAACTATAACAAGAAAGTGTTTATTTTACCACCTTGGAAAGATATATACAAAACCGATCATGAAAGAAAACAGGATTTTGAAGAAGCTGTAGCAACTTATAAAATCATGTTTGAAACTTATAAACATCTTGGTTACGAACTTATTGAGGTACCTAAAATGAGAGTCGAAGAAAGGGCAAGCTTTATAATTAAAAATGTAGTATCTTGGGAGCTTTAA
- a CDS encoding sensor histidine kinase gives MRWIKQIYDCFNAYKLWFFILITTDLLFSFLAWLAYPETFKMLVGLMIVFTLAMISMSVFIIIRKQKIIEAAFQDFLLEPNETNEERLCRVSPKTHWSFIRRMGSVIRSYQSELNDQVIELTDYENYIEGWVHEIKKPLSLMTLVLDNRSDEMSPLVRRRMFHVRDQMLGDVERILYFARLGATHKDYIFESINLLAFCKQTIEDHQTLLDEVGFQIQFTGEEVEILSDRKGLAFILEQIIFNSTKYVVQNQDNPILKFEMVYDEVSDQTILHISDNGPGVSEEDLPFIFDKGFTGSRGTYTRQATGMGLFLVSKMAYDLAIQLDAKSELGSGLIISLIFPNVKQ, from the coding sequence ATGAGATGGATAAAGCAAATCTATGATTGTTTTAATGCTTATAAACTATGGTTTTTTATTTTAATTACTACAGATCTTCTATTTAGCTTTTTAGCTTGGTTGGCTTATCCAGAAACCTTTAAGATGTTAGTAGGGCTAATGATTGTTTTTACTCTAGCGATGATATCGATGTCTGTATTCATTATAATTAGAAAGCAAAAAATAATAGAAGCTGCCTTTCAAGATTTTTTGTTAGAACCGAATGAGACGAACGAAGAAAGATTATGCCGGGTATCTCCTAAAACACATTGGTCATTTATCCGTAGAATGGGAAGTGTCATAAGATCATATCAGTCGGAACTTAATGATCAAGTTATTGAGTTGACCGATTATGAAAACTATATAGAAGGATGGGTTCATGAAATTAAAAAGCCTCTGTCATTAATGACATTGGTATTAGATAACCGCAGTGACGAAATGTCTCCGCTTGTTAGACGACGTATGTTTCATGTCAGAGATCAAATGCTTGGAGACGTAGAGCGAATTTTGTATTTTGCAAGACTTGGGGCTACTCATAAAGATTATATTTTTGAGTCTATAAACTTACTAGCATTTTGTAAACAGACAATTGAAGACCATCAGACACTACTAGATGAAGTCGGTTTTCAAATACAGTTCACAGGTGAGGAAGTAGAAATTTTATCTGATCGCAAGGGGTTAGCTTTTATATTAGAGCAAATAATCTTTAATAGTACTAAATACGTTGTACAGAATCAGGATAATCCAATTTTGAAGTTTGAAATGGTTTATGATGAAGTGAGTGATCAAACCATTTTACATATTAGTGATAATGGACCTGGTGTATCTGAAGAAGATTTACCATTTATTTTTGATAAGGGCTTTACTGGAAGTAGAGGTACTTATACAAGACAAGCAACAGGTATGGGACTCTTCTTAGTGAGCAAGATGGCTTATGATTTAGCAATTCAGTTGGATGCAAAATCAGAGCTTGGTTCGGGGTTGATCATATCACTAATATTTCCAAATGTGAAACAATAA